From Mobula birostris isolate sMobBir1 chromosome 22, sMobBir1.hap1, whole genome shotgun sequence, the proteins below share one genomic window:
- the LOC140186339 gene encoding putative uncharacterized protein BRD3OS, translating to MSAAAGGRTPLAEKALSEPYGRLRYHDTSLLIWTQQQQELEKRAMGSGPGPGPDSFLGRSQSMWYRQYGNQPILIRDKNKVVPGPARSQFCVIM from the coding sequence ATGAGCGCGGCAGCGGGCGGGCGGACGCCACTGGCGGAAAAGGCCTTGTCGGAGCCTTACGGCCGGCTCCGTTACCATGACACGTCGCTGCTGATCTGGACACAACAGCAGCAGGAGCTGGAGAAGCGGGCAATGGGATCGGGCCCGGGGCCTGGGCCAGACAGTTTCTTGGGCCGGAGTCAGAGCATGTGGTACCGACAGTATGGAAACCAGCCTATCCTGATCCGGGACAAAAACAAAGTGGTCCCGGGCCCGGCCCGCTCTCAGTTCTGCGTGATAATGTAA